A single region of the Streptomyces sp. ITFR-16 genome encodes:
- a CDS encoding helix-turn-helix domain-containing protein, whose translation MAEQPGTGVAPPRLYRPEDIAAVLGCSAWWVKDRARRRLIPFTRVGRAYRFTAEHLAEIIRLHEERPARAHQPATARTVAKADAQQTDAPQRAAPTTRLRARPPVRARQNQFSTVA comes from the coding sequence ATGGCTGAGCAGCCAGGCACCGGCGTAGCACCGCCCCGCCTCTACCGTCCCGAGGACATCGCTGCTGTTCTCGGCTGCTCTGCCTGGTGGGTCAAGGACAGGGCCCGTCGGCGGCTGATCCCCTTCACCCGGGTCGGCCGCGCGTACCGCTTCACCGCAGAACACCTCGCAGAGATCATCCGCCTCCACGAGGAACGGCCCGCACGGGCACACCAGCCCGCCACAGCTCGGACTGTCGCCAAGGCCGACGCCCAGCAGACGGACGCGCCCCAGCGTGCCGCGCCCACAACGCGTCTGCGGGCGCGGCCTCCGGTCCGCGCGAGGCAGAACCAGTTCAGCACCGTCGCCTGA
- a CDS encoding LacI family DNA-binding transcriptional regulator, with translation MGFAEKRANYWRGRYKTAPGKHLTVVDEDGKAIKFATKGEAQRAASEAENKYRRGDWRDPALGQETFGEYASRWYDTQDLAASTMQNYKRHIEEHLLPDFGDQALAGILRSDVDRWEKKERALYAASSVKTWRSTFHLIYEDAIDEGLITSNPATRRRGRGKRAGRSRDRGPEKVVTDPLGILLIAERAALLSGRDDEFVAVVLKGYTGMRWGEIVGLETEFARPGSVRVEWQLYELDSGEMVRCPPKDDSYRTLDSMDWLSALVANHIARTKPTPCPCHGRSYVFCGQGAARTGGHHGAKLVDVARRAEVSTGTVSNVLNHPDRVAEATRMRVEEAITDLGFVRGGAVVEPAAHWRRNGFATWLFTPAVSGWYPKKAPQEARPVPLLGEPWPGVPARGRGAGQRADACWLPIAKGLTPHGLRHAHRTVMEDLGTEKVLMDQRMGHIDGSVSARYAHVTPGMRKRLMLGLTEQWETALAARLAMCPTSPVHVLDALLRARR, from the coding sequence GTGGGTTTCGCGGAGAAGCGCGCGAACTACTGGCGCGGCCGGTACAAGACCGCACCTGGGAAGCACCTCACGGTCGTCGACGAGGACGGCAAGGCGATCAAGTTCGCCACCAAGGGCGAGGCTCAGCGCGCCGCGAGCGAGGCCGAGAACAAGTACCGGCGCGGCGACTGGCGTGACCCGGCACTCGGCCAGGAGACCTTCGGCGAGTACGCGAGCCGCTGGTACGACACCCAGGACCTGGCCGCATCGACGATGCAGAACTACAAGCGCCACATCGAGGAACACCTGCTTCCCGACTTCGGGGACCAAGCGCTCGCCGGCATCCTGCGCTCGGACGTCGACCGGTGGGAGAAGAAGGAAAGGGCCCTGTACGCGGCCTCCAGCGTCAAGACCTGGCGCTCGACGTTCCACCTGATCTACGAGGACGCGATCGACGAAGGGCTGATCACGTCGAACCCGGCAACCAGGCGACGTGGGCGTGGGAAGCGCGCGGGCCGCTCTCGTGACCGAGGCCCGGAAAAGGTCGTCACCGATCCGCTCGGCATCCTGTTGATCGCCGAACGAGCAGCACTGCTGTCCGGCCGAGATGACGAGTTCGTCGCCGTCGTCCTCAAGGGATACACCGGCATGCGCTGGGGCGAAATAGTCGGCCTGGAGACCGAGTTCGCTCGACCTGGCTCCGTCCGTGTCGAATGGCAGCTGTACGAACTCGACTCGGGCGAAATGGTGCGCTGCCCGCCCAAGGACGACAGCTATCGCACGCTCGATTCGATGGACTGGCTGTCCGCCCTGGTCGCCAATCACATCGCCCGCACGAAGCCGACGCCCTGCCCCTGCCACGGTAGGTCCTACGTCTTCTGCGGGCAGGGCGCGGCTCGTACGGGCGGCCACCACGGTGCGAAACTCGTCGACGTCGCACGCCGTGCCGAAGTCTCCACGGGGACGGTGTCCAACGTCCTCAACCACCCCGATCGCGTCGCTGAGGCGACGCGAATGCGGGTGGAGGAGGCCATCACGGACCTCGGGTTCGTACGTGGCGGCGCGGTGGTGGAGCCTGCGGCCCACTGGCGCAGGAACGGTTTCGCGACGTGGTTGTTCACCCCGGCGGTATCGGGCTGGTATCCGAAGAAGGCCCCGCAGGAGGCACGACCCGTGCCGCTACTCGGGGAGCCATGGCCAGGAGTTCCCGCGCGAGGGCGCGGCGCCGGCCAACGAGCTGACGCCTGCTGGCTCCCGATCGCCAAGGGCCTCACGCCTCATGGACTGCGCCACGCCCATAGGACCGTAATGGAGGACCTCGGCACCGAGAAGGTCCTCATGGACCAGCGCATGGGACACATCGACGGCTCCGTCTCGGCGCGCTATGCCCATGTCACCCCTGGCATGCGCAAGCGCCTCATGCTCGGCCTGACCGAGCAGTGGGAGACAGCACTCGCTGCCCGCCTGGCTATGTGTCCCACGTCGCCCGTGCACGTGCTCGACGCCCTCCTGCGTGCACGGAGGTAG
- the metG gene encoding methionine--tRNA ligase — MARHLVTSALPYINGIKHLGNMVGSMLPADVYSRYLRQRGHDVLYICATDEHGTPAELAAKAAGLSVAEFCAQAHDAQKAVYDGFQLAFDYFGRSSSQQNVEITQHFARQLHKNGFIEERAIRQVYSPVDGRFLPDRYVEGTCPHCGYDKARGDQCENCTRVLDPTDLLNPRSAISGSTELEVRETKHLFLLQSRLQHEVEAWVARHEDQWPQLSSSIARKWLTEGLHDRAITRDLDWGVPVPADTWPELAAAGKVFYVWFDAPIEYIGATKEWSDAAPDGETRDWKSWWYEVDDTVRYTQFMAKDNVPFHTVMFPATELGVREPWKKVDVVKGFNWLTYYGGKFSTSQKRGIFTDTALETLPADYWRYFLIANAPESDDSSFTWEHFAATVNKDLADTLGNFVNRVLSFSRKRFGDDVPAGAAAGEAEAKLGAEIARLLAEYEEHMDALQYRKAGAALRALWSAGNSYLEEKAPWLEIKTDPEGAALTLRTAMNLIHLYAIVSEPFIPASAAAMRGAFALESDTATWVTAEQAKSLDAVPAGTAFTVPPVLFAKISEEDLESYRARFGGADA; from the coding sequence ATGGCTCGACACCTGGTAACCAGCGCGCTTCCCTACATCAACGGGATCAAGCACCTGGGCAACATGGTCGGGTCGATGCTTCCGGCGGATGTGTACTCCCGGTACCTCCGCCAGCGCGGTCACGACGTCCTGTACATCTGCGCCACCGACGAGCACGGGACACCGGCCGAGCTGGCGGCCAAGGCGGCCGGACTGTCGGTGGCGGAGTTCTGCGCGCAGGCCCACGACGCACAGAAGGCCGTGTACGACGGCTTCCAGCTGGCCTTCGACTACTTCGGACGCAGCTCTTCTCAGCAGAACGTCGAGATCACGCAGCACTTCGCGCGCCAGCTGCACAAGAACGGCTTCATCGAGGAACGTGCGATCCGCCAGGTGTACTCGCCGGTCGACGGCCGTTTCCTGCCGGACCGGTATGTCGAGGGCACCTGCCCGCACTGCGGCTACGACAAGGCCCGCGGGGACCAGTGCGAGAACTGCACCCGCGTCCTGGACCCGACCGACCTGCTGAACCCGCGCTCGGCGATCAGCGGCTCCACGGAGTTGGAGGTCCGCGAGACCAAGCACCTGTTCCTGCTCCAGTCGAGGCTTCAGCACGAGGTGGAAGCCTGGGTGGCCCGGCACGAGGACCAGTGGCCGCAGCTGTCGTCCTCGATCGCCCGCAAGTGGCTCACCGAGGGCCTCCACGACCGCGCCATCACGCGTGACCTGGACTGGGGCGTCCCGGTCCCGGCCGACACCTGGCCGGAGCTCGCCGCCGCGGGCAAGGTCTTCTACGTCTGGTTCGACGCCCCGATCGAGTACATCGGCGCGACGAAGGAATGGTCGGACGCCGCCCCGGACGGTGAGACGCGCGACTGGAAGTCGTGGTGGTACGAGGTCGACGACACCGTGCGCTACACCCAGTTCATGGCCAAGGACAACGTCCCGTTCCACACGGTGATGTTCCCGGCCACGGAGCTCGGCGTCCGCGAGCCGTGGAAGAAGGTCGACGTCGTCAAGGGCTTCAACTGGCTGACGTACTACGGCGGAAAGTTCTCCACCTCCCAGAAGCGCGGCATTTTCACCGACACCGCCCTGGAGACGCTCCCTGCGGACTACTGGCGCTATTTCTTGATCGCCAACGCCCCTGAGTCCGACGACTCCTCCTTCACCTGGGAGCACTTCGCCGCCACGGTCAACAAGGACCTGGCCGACACCCTCGGCAACTTCGTCAACCGCGTGCTCTCCTTCTCCCGCAAGCGCTTCGGCGACGACGTCCCCGCAGGCGCGGCGGCCGGCGAGGCAGAGGCGAAGCTCGGCGCCGAGATCGCCCGCCTCCTCGCCGAGTACGAGGAGCACATGGACGCCCTCCAGTACCGCAAGGCCGGGGCGGCGCTGCGGGCCCTGTGGTCGGCGGGCAACTCCTACCTGGAGGAGAAGGCCCCTTGGCTGGAGATCAAGACCGACCCGGAGGGAGCGGCCCTGACCCTGCGCACGGCGATGAACCTCATCCACCTCTACGCGATCGTCTCCGAGCCGTTCATTCCGGCCTCGGCCGCCGCCATGCGCGGTGCCTTCGCCCTGGAGAGCGACACCGCGACCTGGGTGACCGCCGAGCAGGCCAAGTCCCTGGACGCTGTCCCGGCCGGTACAGCCTTCACCGTGCCGCCGGTGCTCTTCGCGAAGATCTCCGAGGAGGACCTGGAGTCGTACCGCGCCCGATTCGGCGGCGCCGACGCCTGA
- a CDS encoding MGMT family protein, whose protein sequence is MDHLFTVDGQTATPISRTGLAAESLLERQHLQEWVIAHPQVLGESVLVITSEYDRWADTDGVPARDRLDVLGLDATGRLVVVELKRGTADRDVHLQAITYAALVSRFDLDTLTHAHRGFLSRRGQALDIDACRQRLLDHVDGEWSPELLQRPRQVIIAAEFPKQVTHSVVWLSEMGIDIDLVQVGLWRVEGHLVAGFTKVYPTPEVEEFTLAPARVEGEAAAKKLQERSRSRNAVHVLVGAGLLPDGTRLRMTPRHGVPEPIRNAIHAWVEKDISRATVTWNNNTAKPLIWDADDASYSPTGLANHIFTSVTGRTADGIQGTTWWDVDTDHVPADVDPEEWAALAGIDLTGLARQLNGTRKDWTGLHTLLGAVPAGRWTTYGDVAAVIGSHAVPVGTHLAACGQCPNPWRVLNAAGRVSQGFQWPDQTRTDTPTDVLIAEGVRFDGDAADPETRLRRDALRQLLDN, encoded by the coding sequence GTGGATCATCTGTTCACCGTCGACGGCCAGACGGCCACGCCGATATCGCGCACCGGGCTCGCCGCCGAGAGCCTGCTGGAGCGACAGCACCTCCAGGAGTGGGTGATCGCCCATCCTCAGGTGCTCGGGGAGTCGGTGCTCGTGATCACCTCGGAGTACGACCGGTGGGCCGACACCGACGGAGTGCCGGCCCGCGACCGGCTGGACGTGCTCGGACTGGATGCGACCGGGCGCCTCGTGGTGGTGGAGCTGAAGCGAGGGACGGCCGACCGGGATGTACACCTTCAGGCGATCACCTACGCCGCTCTGGTGTCCCGGTTCGACCTCGACACCCTCACCCATGCGCACCGTGGCTTCCTGTCTCGTAGAGGGCAGGCCCTCGACATCGACGCGTGCAGGCAGCGTCTGCTCGACCACGTGGACGGGGAGTGGAGCCCGGAACTGCTCCAGCGTCCCCGGCAGGTGATCATCGCCGCCGAATTCCCCAAGCAGGTCACCCACTCCGTCGTCTGGCTTTCGGAAATGGGTATCGACATCGACCTCGTCCAGGTCGGCCTGTGGCGGGTGGAGGGACACCTCGTCGCCGGGTTCACCAAGGTCTATCCGACCCCGGAGGTCGAGGAGTTCACACTCGCACCGGCCCGGGTCGAAGGCGAGGCGGCGGCCAAGAAGCTGCAGGAACGCTCACGCTCGCGCAACGCCGTGCACGTCCTCGTCGGCGCGGGCCTGCTGCCGGACGGAACCAGACTGCGGATGACGCCGCGTCACGGCGTCCCGGAACCCATCCGCAACGCCATCCACGCGTGGGTGGAAAAGGACATCAGCCGAGCAACGGTCACCTGGAACAACAACACCGCCAAACCACTGATCTGGGACGCCGATGACGCGTCCTATTCACCAACCGGGCTCGCCAACCACATCTTCACGAGCGTGACGGGTCGCACCGCCGACGGCATACAGGGAACGACGTGGTGGGACGTCGACACCGACCATGTGCCCGCCGATGTCGACCCCGAAGAATGGGCCGCCCTGGCGGGGATCGACCTCACAGGTCTGGCCAGGCAGCTCAACGGCACCCGCAAAGACTGGACGGGGCTGCACACCCTGCTGGGTGCCGTCCCCGCCGGACGGTGGACCACTTACGGAGACGTAGCCGCGGTGATCGGCAGCCATGCCGTCCCGGTCGGCACCCATCTGGCCGCCTGCGGCCAATGCCCCAACCCCTGGCGCGTACTCAATGCGGCAGGACGCGTCAGCCAAGGCTTCCAGTGGCCCGATCAGACGCGTACGGACACGCCTACAGATGTCCTGATCGCCGAGGGTGTCCGTTTCGACGGGGACGCCGCCGATCCGGAAACGCGCCTGCGTCGAGACGCTCTGCGGCAACTGCTCGACAACTAA
- a CDS encoding metallophosphoesterase codes for MRARYGVPLKITAVTAAAGAVGLAYAAGFEARSFRLRRVTVPVLPHGARPLRVLQVSDVHMVSGQRKKRAWLQSLAGLRPDFVVNTGDNLSDPEAVPELLDALGPLMELPGVYVFGSNDYYGPKLRNPARYLFEKAAGRHGLNGNAPAVGVVHNPWEPMRDAFDEAGWLNLSNTRGRLKLDGLELAFTGLDDPHIKRDRYAEVAGGPETGADLSIGVVHAPYLRSLDAFTADGYPLILAGHTHGGQVCVPFYGALVTNCDLDTDRAKGLSSHTADGNRAYLHVSAGCGTNRYTPIRIACPPEATLLTLTPREG; via the coding sequence ATGCGCGCACGCTACGGAGTACCCCTGAAAATCACGGCGGTCACCGCCGCGGCCGGCGCGGTCGGCCTCGCCTACGCGGCCGGGTTCGAGGCCCGCTCGTTCCGCCTGCGACGGGTCACGGTCCCGGTACTCCCGCACGGGGCACGCCCGTTGCGCGTGCTGCAGGTCTCCGACGTCCACATGGTCAGCGGCCAGCGCAAGAAGCGGGCCTGGCTGCAGTCGCTGGCCGGGCTGCGTCCGGACTTCGTCGTGAACACGGGCGACAACCTCTCCGACCCCGAGGCCGTACCGGAGCTGCTCGACGCGCTCGGCCCGCTGATGGAGCTCCCGGGCGTGTACGTCTTCGGCTCCAACGACTACTACGGCCCCAAGCTCCGCAACCCGGCCCGCTACCTCTTCGAGAAGGCCGCGGGCCGGCACGGCCTCAACGGGAACGCCCCGGCGGTCGGCGTGGTCCACAACCCGTGGGAGCCGATGCGCGACGCCTTCGACGAGGCGGGCTGGCTGAACCTGTCCAACACCCGGGGCCGCCTCAAGCTCGACGGCCTGGAGCTCGCCTTCACCGGCCTCGACGACCCGCACATCAAGCGCGACCGCTACGCCGAGGTGGCGGGCGGCCCCGAGACGGGCGCCGACCTCTCCATCGGCGTGGTCCACGCCCCCTACCTGCGCTCCCTGGACGCCTTCACCGCCGACGGCTACCCACTGATCCTGGCCGGTCACACCCACGGTGGCCAGGTCTGCGTCCCCTTCTACGGAGCCCTGGTCACCAACTGCGACCTGGACACGGACCGCGCGAAGGGCCTCTCCAGCCACACGGCCGACGGCAACCGCGCCTACCTGCACGTCTCGGCCGGCTGCGGCACCAACCGCTACACCCCGATCCGCATCGCCTGCCCCCCGGAGGCGACCCTGCTGACCCTGACGCCCCGCGAGGGCTGA
- a CDS encoding GatB/YqeY domain-containing protein, producing the protein MTTLKSKLKEDLTTAMKARDELTSSTLRLTLTAITKEEVGGKTARELSDDEVQKVIAKEAKKRREAAEAFAKGGRTEQAEREKKEGELLDTYLPQQLSDDELTAIVASAVEEAKAAGAEGPRAMGAVMKIVNPKVAGRAEGGRVAATVKKLLAG; encoded by the coding sequence ATGACCACGCTCAAGTCCAAGCTCAAGGAAGACCTCACCACGGCCATGAAGGCGCGTGACGAGCTGACCTCGTCCACGCTCCGGCTGACCCTCACCGCGATCACCAAGGAGGAGGTCGGCGGCAAGACGGCCCGCGAACTCTCCGACGACGAGGTGCAGAAGGTGATCGCCAAGGAGGCCAAGAAGCGCCGCGAGGCGGCCGAGGCCTTCGCCAAGGGCGGCCGGACCGAGCAGGCCGAGCGGGAGAAGAAGGAGGGCGAGCTGCTCGACACCTACCTCCCGCAGCAGCTGAGCGACGACGAGCTGACCGCGATCGTGGCGTCCGCCGTCGAGGAGGCCAAGGCCGCCGGCGCCGAGGGGCCGCGCGCGATGGGCGCCGTCATGAAGATCGTCAACCCGAAGGTCGCGGGCCGCGCCGAGGGTGGCCGGGTGGCCGCGACGGTGAAGAAGCTCCTCGCGGGCTGA
- a CDS encoding transglycosylase domain-containing protein, which yields MPKKRSGGGLTTTQQAAKFLGVAALSGVVMAGIALPAAGALGLAAKGTVDGFDEIPANLKTPPLSQRTRILDNQGGQIATVYSRDRTVVPLTKISPYMQKAIIAIEDARFYQHGAVDLKGILRAMNRNVQTGGTAQGASTLTQQYVKNVFVEEAGDDPAKVAEATQQTLGRKVQELKYAIQVEEELGKKKILENYLNITFFGQQAYGVEAASQRYFSKSAKDLKLEEAALLAGIVQSPSRYDPVNDTEEATKRRNTVIQRMADVGDIGQEEADKAKATPIKLKVKRPQNGCITAVNGSGFFCDYVRKIVTSDPAFGKTAKERAKLWAIGGLTIKTTLDPRSQAASNSAATSRVSKDDKVADAVVQVKPGTGQIMAMAQSRPYGLDQSKHQTVLNLSVDNKMGGSYAGFQVGSTFKPITAAAALEKGISPAQSFTTPSSIVLPADAFRTCEGAPADDKPWDVENETEEEKGTFDMTSALGKSINTYFAKLEQQTGLCETLTMAKKVGYDRGDNKPLLQNPATTLGGQESTPLAMASVYATFANRGTYCSPIAILSVTKPDGKQIDVPKSQCTRAMSEHTADTINQMLKGVVEDGTGTQAGLSDRDNAGKTGTTDERKNAWFVGYTPNLSTAVWVGSDGARQIPMSNINIGGQYYEDVCGGCLPGPIWRTAMTGSLNASETPAFNPVEVPRAKPKEDKDKGKGRDKPGDDGGDKPGDDDPFPGISIPPGLIGGNDGHGRGQQDGGTNGP from the coding sequence ATGCCAAAGAAGCGCTCGGGCGGGGGTCTCACGACGACCCAGCAGGCCGCCAAGTTCCTCGGTGTCGCCGCACTCTCCGGAGTGGTCATGGCGGGCATCGCGCTGCCGGCCGCCGGAGCTCTGGGCCTCGCCGCCAAGGGGACGGTCGACGGATTCGACGAGATTCCGGCCAATCTGAAGACCCCGCCGCTGAGCCAGCGCACCCGGATCCTGGACAACCAGGGCGGCCAGATCGCGACGGTCTACTCGCGCGACCGCACGGTGGTGCCGCTGACGAAGATCTCCCCGTACATGCAGAAGGCGATCATCGCGATCGAGGACGCCCGCTTCTACCAGCACGGCGCGGTCGACCTCAAGGGCATCCTGCGCGCGATGAACCGCAACGTGCAGACGGGCGGGACCGCGCAGGGCGCGTCGACCCTCACCCAGCAGTACGTGAAGAACGTCTTCGTCGAGGAGGCCGGTGACGACCCGGCCAAGGTCGCCGAGGCCACCCAGCAGACGCTGGGCCGCAAGGTCCAGGAGCTGAAGTACGCGATCCAGGTCGAGGAAGAGCTCGGCAAGAAGAAGATCCTGGAGAACTACCTCAACATCACGTTCTTCGGGCAGCAGGCGTACGGCGTCGAGGCCGCCTCGCAGCGCTACTTCTCCAAGTCGGCGAAGGACCTGAAGCTGGAGGAGGCGGCGCTGCTGGCCGGCATCGTGCAGTCGCCCAGCCGCTACGACCCCGTCAACGACACGGAGGAGGCGACCAAGCGTCGCAACACCGTGATCCAGCGGATGGCGGACGTCGGCGACATCGGGCAGGAAGAGGCCGACAAGGCCAAGGCCACACCGATCAAGCTGAAGGTCAAGCGCCCGCAGAACGGCTGCATCACCGCCGTGAACGGCTCGGGCTTCTTCTGCGACTACGTACGGAAGATCGTCACGAGCGATCCGGCGTTCGGCAAGACCGCGAAGGAGCGCGCCAAGCTCTGGGCGATCGGCGGGCTCACCATCAAGACGACGCTGGACCCGCGGTCCCAGGCCGCCTCCAACAGCGCCGCCACCTCCCGGGTCAGCAAGGACGACAAGGTCGCGGACGCGGTCGTGCAGGTGAAGCCCGGGACCGGGCAGATCATGGCGATGGCCCAGTCCCGCCCGTACGGACTGGACCAGTCCAAGCACCAGACCGTGCTGAACCTCTCCGTCGACAACAAGATGGGCGGCAGCTACGCCGGCTTCCAGGTGGGGTCGACGTTCAAGCCGATCACCGCGGCGGCGGCACTGGAGAAGGGCATCAGCCCGGCGCAGAGCTTCACCACTCCCTCCTCGATAGTGCTTCCGGCCGACGCCTTCCGTACGTGCGAGGGCGCGCCCGCGGACGACAAGCCGTGGGACGTGGAGAACGAGACGGAGGAGGAGAAGGGCACGTTCGACATGACCAGCGCGCTGGGCAAGTCGATCAACACCTACTTCGCCAAGCTGGAGCAGCAGACCGGCCTCTGCGAGACGCTCACGATGGCCAAGAAGGTCGGCTACGACCGCGGCGACAACAAGCCGCTGCTGCAGAACCCCGCCACCACCCTCGGCGGCCAGGAGTCGACCCCGCTGGCGATGGCCTCGGTCTACGCGACCTTCGCCAACCGGGGCACGTACTGCTCTCCGATCGCGATCCTCTCGGTGACCAAGCCGGACGGCAAGCAGATCGACGTGCCGAAGTCGCAGTGCACCCGGGCGATGAGCGAGCACACGGCGGACACGATCAACCAGATGCTCAAGGGCGTCGTCGAGGACGGCACCGGAACGCAGGCCGGCCTCAGCGACCGTGACAACGCGGGCAAGACCGGTACCACCGACGAGCGCAAGAACGCCTGGTTCGTCGGCTACACCCCGAACCTGTCCACCGCCGTGTGGGTCGGCAGCGACGGCGCCCGGCAGATCCCGATGAGCAACATCAATATCGGCGGCCAGTACTACGAGGACGTCTGCGGTGGCTGTCTGCCCGGTCCGATCTGGCGCACGGCGATGACCGGCTCCCTGAACGCCTCCGAGACCCCGGCGTTCAACCCGGTCGAGGTCCCCCGGGCGAAGCCCAAGGAGGACAAGGACAAGGGCAAGGGCCGGGACAAGCCGGGCGACGACGGCGGCGACAAGCCCGGCGACGACGACCCCTTCCCCGGCATCAGCATCCCGCCGGGCCTGATCGGCGGCAACGACGGCCACGGCCGAGGTCAGCAGGACGGCGGGACGAACGGTCCCTGA
- a CDS encoding WhiB family transcriptional regulator, translating into MGWVTDWSAQAACRTTDPDELFVQGAAQNRAKAVCTGCPVRTECLADALDNRVEFGVWGGMTERERRALLRRRPTVTSWRRLLETARSEYERSTGILPVAIGLEDDELHETFAAVG; encoded by the coding sequence ATGGGCTGGGTAACCGACTGGAGTGCGCAGGCAGCCTGCCGCACTACCGATCCGGATGAACTGTTCGTACAAGGGGCAGCGCAGAACAGGGCCAAGGCGGTGTGCACCGGATGCCCGGTGCGGACCGAGTGCCTGGCCGATGCGCTGGACAATCGCGTCGAATTCGGCGTGTGGGGCGGAATGACCGAGCGGGAGCGCCGCGCACTGCTGCGCAGACGCCCGACCGTCACGTCCTGGCGCCGGCTGCTGGAGACCGCACGCAGCGAGTACGAGCGGTCCACGGGCATCCTGCCCGTGGCGATCGGGCTGGAGGACGACGAACTGCACGAGACGTTCGCCGCCGTGGGGTAG